Genomic DNA from Microbacterium lacus:
CTCCACCGTCGTGGCCGGGTTCCCCAACATGTTCGTCCTCAACGGCCCGAACGCCTCGCTCGGCCATTCGTCGTCGGTCCTGATGATCGAGGAGCAGGCGGCCTACGTCAGCCGGGTACTGGACGGGCGCGCGGGACGCACCCTGCACGTGGACCCCGCAGCCGAGCGGACGTACACCGCCGAGATCGCCGAGGCGGCGGCGTCCACGCGGTGGATGACCGGCGGATGCCGCAACTGGTACGTCGACGACCGCTCCGGTCGCCTCACCCTGCTGTGGCCGGGCACCGTCGACGCGTTCCGCGCCCGGCTCGCGCGCGCCGACGGCTCCGAATTCATCACCGCCGACCCCCGAGAGGTGCACGCCCCCGCATCGGGCGCGCCGAGAGGAGCATCATGACCTTCCCCCTGCGTCTGGGCTACAAGGCTTCCGCCGAGCAGTTCGGACCCAACGAGCTCGCCGATTTCGCCGTGCTGGCCGAAGAGGTCGGCTTCGACTCGGTGTTCGTCTCCGACCACCTGCAGCCGTGGATGCACGACGGCGGGCACGCCCCCGCGGCGATCCCGTGGATGGGGGCGGTCGGTGCGCGGACGTCGCGCATCGTGCTGGGCACCTCGGTGCTGACCCCGACGTTCCGCTATCACCCGGGCGTCGTCGCCCAGGCGTTCGCGACGCTCGGCGTGATGTACCCGGGCCGGATCATCCTGGGCGTCGGCACCGGCGAGGCCCTGAACGAAGTGACCCTCGGACTGGACTGGCCCGACCCGCCGGAGCGCTTCCAGCGTCTCAAGGAGTCGATCGGCCTGATCGAGAAGCTGTGGGCCGAGGAGCGGGTCACGTTCGACGGCACCTACTACTCCACGCACGACGCGACGATCTACGACCGCCCGCCCGCGGACCAGAAGGTGCCGATCTACATCGGCGCCTCCGGCCCCGCCGCGACCCGTCTCGCCGGACGCATCGCGGACGGCTACATCACGACGAGCGGAAAGGACCCGGCGCTGTACACCGACACGCTGCTGCCGGCACTCGCGGAGGGCCTGCAGAAGGCCGGGCGCGAGGAGGGCGCGGTCGACACGCTGATCGAGGTGAAGGTCTCGCTGCACCCCGACCCGGAGGTGGCGCTGGAGAAGACCCGCTTCTGGGCCCCGCTCGCGCTGTCGGCGGAGGAGAAGATGGGGATCCACGACCCGATCGAGATGCAGCGCCGCGCGGCGGAGCTGCCGATCGAGCGCGCCGCGTCGCGCTTCATCGTCTCGACCGACCCCGAGGAGCACGTCGAGCGCATCGCGCAGTACGTCGACCTGGGCTTCCGTCACCTGGTCTTCCACGACCCGGGGCACGACCAGGAGGAGTTCCTCCGGATGTACGGCACCGAGGTGCTTCCGCGGCTGCGGGCGCGGTTCGGGGAGTGACCGGGCCCGGCTCCGGCTGGGCGGTCGTCATCCCGGTCAAGCCCGGCGCGGTCGGCAAGTCCCGCCTGCGTCTGGCCGATGTCGACCGGGTCACCCTCGCGCGCGCGATCGCGCTGGACACGATCGCGGCCGCAGCGTCCTGCTCCGAGGTCGCGCAGGTGTTCGTCGTGACCGATGACGGCGCCCTCCCGGCGCTCGCCTTCGACATCCCCGGCCTGCGGTTCGTGCCGGAGGGGAACGGAGCGCTGCGCGGCATCGATGCGGCGGTCGCCGCGGGAGCGGCCGCGGCCGGAGAGGGGATGCCGCGCGCCGCGCTTCTCGGAGACCTCCCCGCCCTGCGCGCCGAGGATCTCGCGACGGCCCTCCGCGACTCCTCGGCGGTACCCCGCGCCGTCGTCGCCGATGAGGAGGGCACCGGGACCACCCTCGTGACGGCAGCGGCCGGCGTCCCGTTCCGCTCGTCGTTCGGCGAAGGGTCCTTCGTGCGCCACGTCGGCCTCGGATGCACGCCCCTGGACGTCGACGAGACCTCGACGCTCCGCCGCGACGTCGACACCGCCGACCAGCTGCTGGACGCGATGACCCTCGGCCTCGGTCCCCGCACCGCCCGGGTGCTGTCGGGCCGATGATCAGATCAGCAGGTAGACCGCGCCGATCACCGTGAAGGCGATCACGAGCCGTTCGAACACCGTCTGATTCAGGCGACCGGCGAGCCAGCGGCCGAACAGGGCACCGCCGATCACGAGCGGGGCGAGCACGAGGTCGACCACGAGCCCCGGCACCGTGATCAGGCCGAGCCCGATCGAGAAGGGCACCTTGCCGATGTTCACGATCGCGAAGAACCACGCGGCCGTGCCGAGGAACTCCTTCACCGGGAAGCGCGCGGCGAGGAAGTACATCGACATCACCGGTCCGGCGGCGTTCGCGACCATCGTGGTGAACCCCCCGATCGTGCCGTAGGTCGCCGCCGCGACGCGGTGCGGACCGGCATCCGACACCTGCGCGCCCATGCGCCGGCGCAGCAGCGTGATCGCGATCACGACGAGCAGGATGACCCCGATCGTCTTCTTCACCCATACGTCATCGGCGAAGAACAGGAACACGACGCCGAGCAGGATGCCGGCGACCACGGCGGGCGCGAGGCGCAGCAGTGCCCGCCAGTTCGTGTGCTTCCGATACGTGAAGACGGCGAAGAGGTCGGCGAGGATCAGCAGCAGCAGGATCGTCCCGGTGGACTGCTTCGCCGGGAGCATCGCCGCGAAGATCGCCACCGCGACGGTCCCCGCTCCCGGGACGGCGGTCTTGGAGAGGCCGATCACGACCGCCGCGACGCCGAGCAGCGCCCACGCGAACCAGGTCAGCTCGAACATCGGCTCGATCAGCTCGTCGCGCGCGCGGCCGCGAGGGCGGCATCCG
This window encodes:
- the fgd gene encoding glucose-6-phosphate dehydrogenase (coenzyme-F420) translates to MTFPLRLGYKASAEQFGPNELADFAVLAEEVGFDSVFVSDHLQPWMHDGGHAPAAIPWMGAVGARTSRIVLGTSVLTPTFRYHPGVVAQAFATLGVMYPGRIILGVGTGEALNEVTLGLDWPDPPERFQRLKESIGLIEKLWAEERVTFDGTYYSTHDATIYDRPPADQKVPIYIGASGPAATRLAGRIADGYITTSGKDPALYTDTLLPALAEGLQKAGREEGAVDTLIEVKVSLHPDPEVALEKTRFWAPLALSAEEKMGIHDPIEMQRRAAELPIERAASRFIVSTDPEEHVERIAQYVDLGFRHLVFHDPGHDQEEFLRMYGTEVLPRLRARFGE
- the cofC gene encoding 2-phospho-L-lactate guanylyltransferase — translated: MTGPGSGWAVVIPVKPGAVGKSRLRLADVDRVTLARAIALDTIAAAASCSEVAQVFVVTDDGALPALAFDIPGLRFVPEGNGALRGIDAAVAAGAAAAGEGMPRAALLGDLPALRAEDLATALRDSSAVPRAVVADEEGTGTTLVTAAAGVPFRSSFGEGSFVRHVGLGCTPLDVDETSTLRRDVDTADQLLDAMTLGLGPRTARVLSGR
- a CDS encoding sulfite exporter TauE/SafE family protein, which codes for MFELTWFAWALLGVAAVVIGLSKTAVPGAGTVAVAIFAAMLPAKQSTGTILLLLILADLFAVFTYRKHTNWRALLRLAPAVVAGILLGVVFLFFADDVWVKKTIGVILLVVIAITLLRRRMGAQVSDAGPHRVAAATYGTIGGFTTMVANAAGPVMSMYFLAARFPVKEFLGTAAWFFAIVNIGKVPFSIGLGLITVPGLVVDLVLAPLVIGGALFGRWLAGRLNQTVFERLVIAFTVIGAVYLLI